A single window of Oerskovia paurometabola DNA harbors:
- a CDS encoding TrmH family RNA methyltransferase: MQIIHVTDPADPRLADYTNLTDVELRSKNEPEKGMYIAESTTVIHRALAAGHRPRSFLMAEKWLPGLEEAISAVGLDDGPGGTGEPVPVYIAEPAVLESITGFNLHRGALSAMHRPLLPSVHELLMTARDGQGARRVAVLEDIVDHTNVGAIFRGAAGLGVDAVLVSPRCSDPLYRRSVRVSMGTVFQVPWTRLESWPGGVEELREHGFTVAALALSDDSLTLDEYVARGDEKSAFVFGTEGHGLHRSTLAAVDHVVKIPMAGGVDSLNVAASAAVVFWATRA; this comes from the coding sequence GTGCAGATCATCCACGTGACCGACCCCGCCGACCCGCGCCTCGCCGACTACACGAACCTCACGGACGTCGAGCTCCGCTCGAAGAACGAGCCGGAGAAGGGCATGTACATCGCGGAGAGCACCACGGTGATCCACCGGGCGCTCGCGGCAGGGCACCGGCCCCGCTCCTTCCTCATGGCGGAGAAGTGGCTCCCCGGGCTCGAGGAGGCGATCTCCGCCGTCGGGCTGGACGACGGGCCCGGCGGGACGGGCGAGCCCGTGCCCGTGTACATCGCCGAGCCCGCCGTCCTGGAGTCGATCACCGGTTTCAACCTGCACCGTGGCGCGCTGTCCGCGATGCACCGGCCGCTCCTGCCGAGCGTGCACGAGCTGCTCATGACCGCCCGTGACGGGCAGGGTGCGCGGCGCGTGGCGGTGCTGGAGGACATCGTCGACCACACCAACGTGGGCGCGATCTTCCGCGGGGCGGCCGGCCTCGGGGTGGACGCCGTGCTCGTGTCGCCGCGGTGCTCGGACCCGCTGTACCGGCGCAGCGTCCGCGTCTCGATGGGGACGGTGTTCCAGGTGCCGTGGACGCGGCTCGAGTCGTGGCCGGGCGGCGTCGAGGAGCTGCGCGAGCACGGGTTCACCGTCGCGGCGCTCGCGCTGTCGGACGACTCGCTCACCCTCGACGAGTACGTCGCGCGGGGCGACGAGAAGTCGGCGTTCGTGTTCGGGACCGAGGGGCACGGGCTGCACCGCTCGACGCTCGCGGCGGTCGACCACGTCGTGAAGATCCCGATGGCCGGGGGAGTGGACTCGCTCAACGTCGCGGCGAGCGCTGCGGTGGTGTTCTGGGCGACGCGGGCGTAG